TTTACAATTGAAAtcagtttaatattttattcatcatccTTTGTTACAATGATGCACCAATAtcatttcaaaaagcaaacaaactgaatAAAACATACCCTGAAAGTAGGCTCCTACTGAATGATCAAAAATCAAGGTGATTACTGTACTGATTAAATCCATTTGGGCTTTCAGTCCAATTTTGGCTTCTGTACTTTTTAACTGCTACCATGTTCGGATAACTTTCTCTTTTCATTTGGTAGCACTTCAATCCATTACTAAAATAAATTAGTCTtatggtaataaataaatacatacatacatactgtattAATAAAGCAATAAATGAATCCCTTTCCTGGACATATTTTTTTGCTTAGAGGGTTTCATTTAATTCCACATTTTTCGCACTCTATGGCATCATACGTTTACAACACTCTTATACCAATTTagcagtcatggagaatcctgtgggctgtagtttgttaagggttctgggaactgtagttctgtgggggTCAACAACCTTTGCAAACTAAAGTTTGCAGAATCCTTTTGGAGAAGCCATGAAGTTTAAAGCAGCATAAGAGttgtttaaatgtatggagtggtTGTGACCAAAATTACTTCAGTCATGGGCATTCGTCCATGGGATGGTCCAGGAGATCTGAATCCCAAGCCTTTTGTGCTAGGCCCCAGATCTCCTGAGCCCTCCATCTTTGGGTGGTATGCAGCCATGTAGTAAGTTAGCACCTCTGTTGCCTTTGGGTTATTCTTCCTGGTACAAGTCCACAGTAGATGTTCTTGTATAGAAGATCTGACGAGATAAAACGAGCTTTACAGCTTTCCTGAACCAGTGGTAGGAAAACACATAAATCAAAGGGTTGCAGGCTGAATTAAAGTAAGCAAACCAAATGAGAACATCAAACACAACAGGTGGGGTAATGAAATCAAGAAGGCTGTCTACCATTGTGTCCACGGTAAAAGGCAACCAGCATAAGAGGTAGATGCCAACAGCGATTCCCAGTGTTTTCGCTGCCTTCATTTCTCGCCTTGTCGCTCCCGACCGACGCATGGACCCGGCTCTCTGATTGACACTGTTTATCTGCTTGGCTTGCCTGGTCGCCACAATAAATATCTTGACATACAGCCCTACCATGATGaggcaggggaagaagaagagtgggaAGTTTATCCAGCCCCAGAGTTTGTTGAACAGCAGCTGGCAGCTCCCAACGCAAGGCATGTCCTGCAAGAACTGGCCTAAACTTTCCTCAACTCTTTTGCTATAGAGGAAGATGGACGTGTAAAGCACAGGGACTCCCCATCCGACCACGACGTAGATGCCAGCGACCCGCACGGTGAACTTGGTGGTGTAGCGCAGAGGGTCGCAGATGGCACAGTGGCGGTCAATGGAGATAAAGCAGAGGTGGAAAATGGATGCTAAGCAGAAGACCGTGTCCAGGAAGGTGTGGAAATGGCAGAAGGCATCCCCGAAGTACCAGCAGCTCTCCACCGATCGGATCGTGCTGAAGGGAAGGACTGTTAAGCCTAGCAGGAGGTCTGCCAAGGCCAGGGAGAGCAGCAAGAAATTGGTGGGGGTGTGAAGGATTTTGAAGTGGAAGATGGAAATAATCACCAGCAGGTTCCCCAGGACTGTAAGTAGCATGCCCAGGGCACAGACCACGTAGATGGTTAGCTGGACCCCAAAGGGATGTAGGGTTCGGTAGCAGGAGCCATTAATCTGAAAGCACAGCGGGGCTGGGGCAGCTTCCACAGCAGAGCTCATTCTTCTCGGCCACTTCTTTCTGCCCCTCTTAGCTGTTTTGGCTCTGGCAATCTTTCTTCTGTATCTGGGGGAGGGTGGGCGTAAATACTTAGCTACTTATTTTATTATATGACCGAGTTCATTAATTTATGAATCACCTCCCACGTgagtctcaaggtgatttacaaacacaccaaacaaacaactaaaattggctctctctccttttttaaggCACAAAAGATGACACTTTGAAATACAGAATAAACATCTTTTTACCCAGCTGGAAAAGCTGGTCGAAACAAAAATGCCTTTCGACTATATCTGGAAAATATAAATAGTAATATTTAAGGGACTTGGAGTCGATACTCTTCTGCAGACAGAAGCAGTGACCTACTGGGTATATAAAGGGAAAGGCAGTCTTACCTGGTGCTGAGCTCCAAAGGAGCTATGAATAGACAAATCTCTCCATTTCACCTTCTCTCATTTTCCTGATCTTAAgtccagttctccatatttccacatcagtttgtgggttCTTTCCCCCTTGTGATGTTCTTATGAATATGCAACAGCAGTTGAGTgccatatatacatttttgcaaaacaatttccccgaAGTGCAcctctgtatgctattttcactaatatctgcatttttattaccctacttttatacacattacttggctggagaatgtaCTACATCATTTTGGAAAGTGAATTTAGTAGGTTCaccattaaatgtgaactgaatcaaatttttcCCTCATCTCTAATAGGGCATTATTTGTTGATACCAAAACCTTGAACTTTGCCTGGTAATTAGGAAGCACAGGGTGTAATATTTGTGCAAAGAATCCTTAGGAGAGAGTCTGTCTAGCTCAAGGAATATTATTACAGAACTAGGTGATCAGTCTAACTGGTGTAACCTAGTTTCATACATACACAAAATCACACCCTTTTCCTACTGATTCATTAATCTGTAATAGCCTCCTCCTCCAGTTCTATACTGTATTCATGCTCACAAAAGCAGACTGAAATCACAAAGAATGGACAAAATCCACATTCTCATTTTTAAATCATCCTGATTtaagtacagtacagtgaagtGTTACAGTATAGGGAAATTAATGTGAATTAGGAGGTTTTAGATAGGGACTTCAAATGGAGTGCTCAttacttctgttttgtttttgtttttgtttcgccTGAATGCCATGACACTTTATTATGAACATAAGGATGCCTGGTGTAGGAGGACTCTATTTTTGGCAGTACCCGTTCTAGAGACGCAACCACATGCTTGCTCTGTAACAGCGATCACAGCATTCTTCAGGGTTTACGGGACTAATGTGGCGgtggggcaatatttcaatactGAGAAGTCTTTAAAATGTTGTATAAAacattgtaaataaaaaaaatgcaacagcTCCTCTCCAAAGAGACAAAGTGCATTTCTTGGGTATCCTAAATATGCCCCCCTCCCAATAGAGAGGTAGATAGTCAGATAGCTATAGATACAGACATTAGAAGAGCATGTCCCCTTTGTCTCACCtctgataataattttattatttaaaccctgcccatctagcagagTTGCCCCGGCCACCTTCTCCTAGAATCCATAACTCTATACAGGAAACAGGGCTGTTAGGGTGAACTTAAAATTTTACTTGTTACATAATTTACAGCTTTATCTTCTGCTTGTTCACTCGGAGGAAAGTCCTAGTACTTTAAATGGGACTTACCCCCGAGTAAGTGACAGCAGGATTACAGCATGGCTCAATATTGAAAAAGGGTGATTTGGGCTCCTTCAGTAAATCTACATTTTTGTTTAGAATACTGTACATGCATATGGGAATATTGCACTGTGTGCACAAcggtgcatttttaaattttcaatCTTTGCTTGGTTATGattctattttgtatttttataaatctgtttttaaaaatgaaaaattggtTATGTAGATGAAGAggagaataaaataaatgtttatgcaatggtggtggtgggaacttTATTTCTTgcaatttccaaaaaaataagtttcagggttgttgtttttttaaaaaaagggtgttTCTTCATTTCCAGTTACTGCAAAAATATAAATTACAGGAATGAGAATCTCGCATCCAaaagattaaattttaaaaaatcaacatttattgatttttatggtCTAGTATCACAGTTTAAATATCAAACCTCTCTTCTACAAAGCAAATAAACCAGAATAAAGGACAGTATTGAGGAAAATTTCCAAGGTGAGTATGAGTGTAAGTGTGTCTTTGTGTTTTTGGAAGTTTCCAACAATTAGTCTGGATGATTTGAATTTGTTACATTCTTTAAAGCCAGAATTAAGACAAAGTAGTTCAGTAGTTTATCtgaaacttattttaaaaagtaactgAAATGCACGTGTATTTAGTATAAAGACTTGGAAcatatacatgaaaatgaaaatccAATTTCTTGTAGTTGGGTTGAAATAGAACAAAGTACAGTAAGGATTACCTGCTGTTGCCCACTGCCTTAACTTCCAGAGTTTCTCTTCAGCTGGGAAGTCTGAAGTCAGTAAATGCCTTATATAATCCAGTCCTTTCTAATGAACAGTGTAATTGAAGGTGTGGTTAGCAATGCACGTGTGTCTTCAGCAACAGCAGTGTTGCTGGCTGTCAAATGTCATGTCATGTACAGATCTCCATGCTCATTACCCACTTGCCTGTTTAATCTTAACAGCAGGGTCACAAATTGCCTATACATGTCCTGCCCATAATAATGTTGCTCTAACTgcccactgtcccccccccccagatttggCCTGTTCCCTCTCATCTAAATCCCAGATAAGGTCCCTCTCGTCATTCCTACCTCTTCGATTAAGCTacaaagcgagttctccttcatggagagcacgtgttgcggtgggggccagcaagactcccctctgttgctgggcgggatggTTTAGATGGCCAAGGGCTATGATTGGGTTCCCTGGGTTGTTGGGAAGATGGGAATGTTGCaaattttgatggacagcccacaGACTTTATACATTGctgcaggcccgtcttagagggatctgccgccctggcgcagcgatccctcggcgcccccagcctgccgcctctccgcccgcctccctcccgcgctggccgcccctcgggagggcgggtgggcgagcgggggatgagaggcgtggcgttggagcgggcgcccgcgctccggcaggcgggggatgaggggcgggcgggcgggcgctcgcgcaccagcggaagggcgggctgcaagccggcgggggggtgggctgcaagccggtcgccctcgcctcccagagccccagctggagtgctggaaggtcgcgcaaagccccacgccgcttcagcgctccagctggggctccgggaggcgagggcgggcggcttacagcccgcccgcccgcccgcccgcccgcccgccagcgcgcgagtgcctgcctgcccatgggggcgggggcgggttggggagggggagcccggtatgccggcgggctcacgggggcgcccctggggtgccctgcgccctggcgcgccgcgccaccggcctctatggatgagacggctctgtattGCTGGCAAGCAGCTTGAacccctcttcgctgcgtgcaccggatcatCCGCCCttcctccctataatttaggctgctgtgttgaccttgctatgcctgtcatggggttgtctgcttttgtggcaggggcctggtaggatttttttccatttggctgattggctggtgccatttggttttcgcctactgcgtagcaattagtcacaacttgtaaggttgcggttaggcattggttattcaattggttggttggtggaggggatgtGGTTGGctttgcctgcccctccaatgctgctgctgcgtggggaattctgttaaaggaatcctggggctcaccatgcttttgtccgaaccctctggtcaggggctagggccatgcaagagcccctgggaacattagcgGAGAGGCGAGGGCCTGACCCCCCGgccccccattctctccccaaagttttttccctttactgacttccaaaAGGCAGACATATGTCGGTCTGTCCCCAGGCGGGGAcagatagtcagaaccaatgcctaagcaaccactcacattttgtattttaataaagttgtggccaaaattatgccaaaaaacctttaacttaaattcctgtgtgaagtgtgagtttatttgaggggtggcctGGGGACCTTGACATGCAATTCTACTTTCTTTAGGATGAGTTGCATTTTCTTGTGAGACATTTCTCATTCTCATCCATATTACTTACACATTCCTTCACTGGAATCTTCGTATGTATGTTTTACCTTATCAACCCAATATTGCAAGCTTGGACGACAATATGCAAGAGGGCTGGCAATGTTATTATTCCTTAGACATGTTGTTGGGTTGTATCAACTGTCTCCagtgcagacccattgaaattaatgactaaACTCTGAGTATATCTCAAGTTGGaaagaaagcctctcctcctcagcgaggggaggaGTTGTGAACGGGAGCCGTCTCCTGCATCTGCGTGGGGGCGTTGAGCCCCTAGCCTTACCTGGCCCGCCGCCGCGccccgcccctagcagtcagccaatagggctggcttggggggcgGGGTTTTGGCTGTACCTTAGCAGCCGCGGCGGCCCCCATCCGCCATTCCGCTTCGTTCCtgcgccggatcacccgcccaccctccctttaggttgtttatggttaggacattgctatggacttcggttggtcgccttgtattctcaaggggcctggtaggagtttttgtccaatgtggcaaGCTAGCACGGCCtcattggtttttcgcctacctcgtagcaaactgtcacaactttgttagattggcggttaggcattgggtttagtgtggtgttggagggcaaggttcgggccatcgcctaaccctcctaaaatttgggtattccgtaatggaatccggaggtcgtggatcctgtccaatgccctgttggtggctaggggccatggcacgaccttcggtgacttcagggggtggagcttccagttgtatcctGCATCAACGGGCTCCGCCTTCTGGGCGgtaaacccttgagtgactccacgctctgcggggggagtcaactatagtctgttcaacccaatgcctaagccaataccactcacatgctgtaaccaataaagttgtggccttttaatctccatttaacctaaaatctatgtgtcgttgtgttttattcctgacatgcgggaggagggtcctcgaatcacaactgattgtctctcagcctaatctccAGGTATTGTTGTGTTGATGAAATGAGAGCAGCCCATGTAATCTGCCTTGGGCTTTTTGGTGGATGGGTGGGATGCAGCTTTGATAGAGAGGAAAAATATCTGGGAGGTATGGAACTTGCTCAGGTCCTGACAGGACAGTAGTATGCTGAGAGAAGACTATAATGATATTTTGGGTGCTTGcaaaaagtgttttaaaagcaGCAGAATAACAACAGTTGTTTGTTAGCAAGGAAGCCAACCCAAACAGCATCTTCTTTGTACTGCTTtactatataccggtacattgtgAAGGCTTAGAGTCTCACTTTAGGGTCAACCACACAACACCCAAAGTGCTGCTTGAGGAAACATGATAGATATGACAGAAATTATTATGGGCCAGAAAAACAACGAGAACAACTGTCTGATTCCCAGCATGGTCCTGATGTTTCTGCCTAGGATCAGGACACCCTGTCTCTGTCAACGGACAGCTCAACTACCTGCCAGGTTTCTGTGATTTGCTACAGACAGATCTAAGGTAGAAATGAATGGAGTCAGAGCACCTAAAACTCCTCTCCAGGATTCGGACCGGGGCTTTGTAAATCAGACAGTTGGTGCTAAAAGACCAAATGCTCTAGAAACTGCATTGAGTGTTGAATAGGGAGGCTGGCCTGTTGACTTCAAGGactactgaaatatactcggagtcaagtgtgaatttcatgctctttattcagctcttagggacccaggtggcgctgtgggttaaaccacagagcctagggcttgctgatcagaaggtcagcggttcaaatccctgccacggggtgagctcccgttgctcggtcccagctcctgcccacctagcagttcgaaagcacgtcaaagtgcaagtagataaatagggaccgctccagcgggaaggtaaacggtgtttccatgcgctgccctggttcgccagaagcagcttagtcatgctggccacatgacccggaagctgtctgcggacaaacaccggctccctcggcctatagagcgagatgagcgccgcaaccccagagtcggacacgactggacctgatggtcaggggtccctttacctttacctttattcagctcttagtagcaaggaatgagtctttccccaaaacgtctgctatatatacattatttacccaatgggccccacgtgattggctaattccgggctactcctgtaggccaatcaggttgcggattcacttcctccaggagcctgattggctgctcttgcaggccaatcaggtcactgattcacttccacctggagctggattgggtggctcctgcagaccaatcagactgctgcattctggatcctattgttctaggattcagctcagtacataacaactacCCTAATGTCTTTGGTCATGCAGCTTAAacataggaagctatcttatCCTAAGTCGAATTGAATTGGTGCATGTACCTCCATATTGTCTGCaatgagtggcagcagctctcttgcATTTTGGGCAGGAGCCTTTtcaagccctacctggatattatggggactgaacctgggaccttctgtgtgcaaagcagaacctcttccactgagctacagccattctcTGAGGCACAAGACAAGACTGATGGGCTTTCTATGGAAGACTGCAAATGGCATAATGAAAttccaataaataaacaattatgGGCATAGCCCCAGTTCAAAAATTGGTATCAAAAGAAAAGTTTCCAATTTAGTCATACAGACGTTTCTAAATTATATTCACTGGTGATGTAAAACTTGCTTGTGAGACATCAGTGTATTGTGCGTCTTCCCTGAGGGCACTTTCTTACTTTTGTGGTCTCTTCTGAGCTGTTTACTTCCGACAAAAAGGTGTTGGAAGTGTCAGACCTGAACAATTATTTCAGCTGCACTCCctgggctttttatttttatttttggtgagCTCTCCTTGTTATTCTATGTACGTGTAAGTAAAGCCCATGAGCTTCATTTACAATTTCACAAAGTTCAGAAAGAATCACTCCAGCCTAACGTGTTCGAGAAGAACGATGGTATCAGCTTCCATCAAGTTACAGCAAAACCTTTGTTGACTTCAATGGTTTTtggtaggggtggggaacatcaggcCTTGGCGTATAAAGGAGGTCCTCCAATCCTCTCTGCTTGGCCCTCAGAACTGTCCCCAGGTCTCACCTTTACCAGTCCTGCTCTTcatcctcctcaagtgcttttgcctggctggaaggtgtccttgaCTCATGATAATGCCTCTCACTTGCCCCATTGGAGAAATGCATATGCAGAATATGGGTGGGTGTAGAAACCCCTGGCTTTGGCCAGGCTGGACTGtcacctactgtacaaaggcaagagtGGCACCTGCTGCTCCATCTGGTTTTTGTCCAGTGATACGTGGGCCCCAGAAGATTCTGCATGAGGGAAATTGTTCATCAGGCTGACAAGGGGTTTTCCGCTCCTGGAGTTTGGAGAGATAATTGCACATCCTGCGTCTTAAACACTGAGCTTTGGGAATATATTGTTTCTGTGTGTTTCTGTTCCAATCAGAGGCTGGGGAAGTTAATCTGCTTTGTGCTAGTGCCCCCACTCCCACCAGATTGCTCCCTACTTCTGCTAGACTCATTTATATGCCAGACAGGCAGACCTGCACCACAGCTGATTTTGTATGCTGATGTTAATGCAATGCGctcctatgaagaagaagaagagtgtggatttgatatcccactttatcactacccgaaggagtctcaaagcggctaacaatctcctttcccttcctcccccacaacaaacactgtgtgaggtgagtgaggctgagagacttcaaagaagtgtgactagcccaaggtcacccagcagctgcatgtggaggagcagagacacgaacccggttcaccagattacgagtctaccgctcttaaccactacaccacactggctctcatgaactCCTAaatgtggtggtgttgttttctGAACAAGCAAGAATATCTTAGAGTCACCTTGAAAAGTAAGAAAGTATATAATGGTATAAGGGTTAGTAATCGGGGTGTGTAAAGAGGGAGGTCAGAAGGAAAGTAAAAATGTATACAGTACTGACTGGCTTTGCATCATTGCCACCAGCTATTCACATGAGCAGTTCACAACAAACAAAGGTTGCAAGGCCATCTTCCTTTTCAGGTTCTGCACTATGGTTATTACTTAATGTGTCATGTTTAATGGCATCACCACGGCCCGTCATCATGACATCACTGAGGCCTGCCTCAAGACCTCAGGTTTGAGCCTCAAAATCCCGGGATCTGGGGTACACCTGACATGACAACACTAATAAAAGCAACATTCCAGCAAGTAAGCAATTATGACCATAGCCCAAGATATGGTGTCAGAAGAGAAGTTTCATACAGATGTTTACAGGTATACCTAAAATAGCTTTGACTTTTCTGAAGAATATTCGTAGGGGATGCAAAAGCTGCTTGGGAGACATTAATAGACTGGGCTTCCCCTTGgggcacttacttctgagctgTTTGCTTCTGACAAAAAAGTGTGCCTCACTTGGGAAGTGTCAAACCTGAACTATTATTTCAGTTGTATTCCTTGGGCTCATTTATGAGCTCTGCTTCTTGTTCTTTATAATGTGTAAATATAGGGTtaccatatcttgaagagcaaaaaatgACAGCCTGAGCCGCTGCCAGCCCgagccagggaaagaggcatCTGGGGCTGACTCACGCTGGTAGTAGCCACAGCGTGCAGAGCagcccaagccccccccccaacccagacatttcctttaaaatgtacaaagctgcctggatgggcatgttggccccccaaaagaggacatgtccaggttttcctggacattgtCCAATGGTGTAAAGTTAAGGAATAATTGGTCCAGCTTGGCATATTCAAGACAGAGTGAGAGTCTCAGCACAAGTTAAGTTACAGCAAAACCTTGTTGACTTCAAGGATGTATGGCAGGAGTGAGAAATGTCAGGCCTTGGAGGCTGAAAGAGGCCCTCCaatcctctctgtctggccctcagaacttcaCCCTGTGCCGGGCCATGTCCTCTCTAGCCCTGCTCTGCAACCTGTTCAAGGGCTTTAGcttagctggaatgtgtccttgaatggtgagaatgcctcttgtttgcctagaTGGGGGGAAAATGTATGTGGCCTATGTGTGTGAATAGATGCCTCTGGTTTCTGCATGGCTGAAACATCAGCTACACCTGCTGCTTCACCCACTTTTTGCCTCCTCCCCCCCGGTGtgtcccccccaacccccaaaggtTCCCTATGAGGAACCATGACCATCAGACTAAAATGAGTTCTTCTACCCCTGGAATATGAATAAAGATAATTGCAAATAAAATGAATCTGCTAAAATATACAGACTGATATGCAATGGGCCaatctttattgtttttatagaATATAGTCtttgacattttcctttccctgatATTTTATTTCAGTCTCCCTATATAtctgtaaagaaataaatatgatttacatgtatttaaaatacatttaaagtgtGTCAAAATGTTCTTAAGAAGTCCAGAGTTGACCAATTTTCCTTGTGGGTagaggaattccccccccccacacacacacacactggtatcATGGCTGCAGATACACTATACGTTTGTGTGCATTCTGTAAGCTCTATGTCCTGGGTTTTGTTATTAAACGGACGACATCAACACTGATCTGGACATATTCCTTTTCTTTCTATGAGTTAAAGCTACTGGTTCTACAAACCAGTTCTGATGCTAAGAGAGATGTTAAAActgaataaattcacacttcagccCATGTGTGTGTACAAAAGAAAGCACATGCAAACAGtacaaaattcaggtaagtgtgaAATTCAAAGCTTAACTACATTCCAATCTA
Above is a window of Lacerta agilis isolate rLacAgi1 chromosome 3, rLacAgi1.pri, whole genome shotgun sequence DNA encoding:
- the TAAR5 gene encoding trace amine-associated receptor 5, giving the protein MSSAVEAAPAPLCFQINGSCYRTLHPFGVQLTIYVVCALGMLLTVLGNLLVIISIFHFKILHTPTNFLLLSLALADLLLGLTVLPFSTIRSVESCWYFGDAFCHFHTFLDTVFCLASIFHLCFISIDRHCAICDPLRYTTKFTVRVAGIYVVVGWGVPVLYTSIFLYSKRVEESLGQFLQDMPCVGSCQLLFNKLWGWINFPLFFFPCLIMVGLYVKIFIVATRQAKQINSVNQRAGSMRRSGATRREMKAAKTLGIAVGIYLLCWLPFTVDTMVDSLLDFITPPVVFDVLIWFAYFNSACNPLIYVFSYHWFRKAVKLVLSRQIFYTRTSTVDLYQEE